A window of the Halococcus salifodinae DSM 8989 genome harbors these coding sequences:
- a CDS encoding VWA domain-containing protein — MPTSEEALIESDNADFADDEARQLVESVDANYLVLISTRPATIDNLPIDDQLTADRAQQFGSALHELGHIRYTAIANAAALLEERVDEAHQEFVHGLWNACEDAAIENQLRLDQSQIAADRIELVRRSISTQAEEYQTGESCAFTFRDAIETALYDEGIYDTGVRDALCDPDDDRIVFAGDADRQAYEQVADSISELITTVLSTPNSVERIEHILDWWESVVKPLLDPSQQNQQESGQPDPDGATGESSTDASSSDRSSGSSADGEGEKSTDESADADRSSAESEAGQTGESTPESNSSGDDPDSSSREESSTSDGMGESDESEGSGSSQAENQPNPDAINTDQRQSHPGADVLDYPDIGGDEDADALRQPGHDEGDKDEAGSNGDSEVERESADDHQATGGDRENESAADTAGDAGSEDDGRENANGVRDSDTDTSPDEGGDTDATPDSGTDAGNSEEMPGSNDGQSSQNDSSGANHSETTDVAGESDEQDSEGESERETSESQSRSQSSGNPWGPSNDTNQTSLGSFSTSESQTESGASASDSGGSDESPANESDAERDGSPTDAGDANESESESESESNESNTVGDSGNDTTDGSDEGSTDKGPNTDSAHNSESVGDEGPAESSSIEDEDGVTTSESDTPASDGDTEREDTSTETTPDANEQSPASTPDHADGDGGLDREGALETDRDAAHDEAERATPDERGLERDLEDVADALDALEEQDGGGAAPGSLSELDIMPVMEESSSKTTAERWGDAAADAEFVGGSLRKALKESHRDAHRSGVTSGTFDRRRTAALARGDVDVFQVRQPGDDKQYDLVIILDRSNSMRKHIKTAEDALVRFALACEEIGINVGVIDFINTEARLIKPFSVGSAHVRESLLSERYGGKTPLADALGLSRELLEQRRNSPLVLVVTDGKPGSADAYQDELTQSYAPVCGVTLVLDQPAGSVPERVSRNERFYDRHVYVHDPSQLANRLDQFAVMFSGL, encoded by the coding sequence GTGCCGACCAGTGAAGAGGCACTGATCGAGTCCGATAATGCCGACTTCGCCGATGATGAGGCTCGTCAACTCGTTGAGTCGGTCGACGCTAACTATCTCGTTCTCATATCTACTCGCCCAGCGACCATCGACAATCTCCCGATCGACGACCAGCTGACGGCCGATCGCGCCCAACAGTTCGGCTCCGCACTCCACGAGTTGGGCCACATCCGTTATACGGCCATCGCGAACGCCGCAGCACTCCTCGAAGAGCGCGTCGACGAAGCCCATCAGGAGTTCGTTCATGGGCTGTGGAACGCCTGTGAAGACGCCGCCATCGAAAACCAACTCAGACTCGATCAGAGCCAGATCGCCGCCGACCGGATCGAGCTCGTCAGACGCAGCATCAGCACTCAGGCTGAGGAGTATCAGACCGGAGAATCCTGTGCGTTCACCTTTCGGGATGCAATCGAGACAGCGCTGTACGATGAAGGCATCTACGACACGGGTGTTCGTGATGCGCTGTGCGATCCCGACGACGATCGGATCGTGTTCGCTGGTGACGCCGACCGGCAGGCATACGAGCAGGTCGCCGACAGCATCTCGGAACTCATCACGACGGTTCTCAGTACGCCCAACTCGGTTGAGCGAATCGAACACATCCTCGACTGGTGGGAGAGCGTCGTCAAACCGCTACTTGACCCGTCCCAACAGAACCAACAGGAGTCTGGCCAGCCAGATCCTGATGGAGCCACCGGCGAGTCCAGTACCGACGCCAGTAGCAGTGACAGGAGTAGTGGGTCATCAGCTGACGGTGAAGGTGAGAAATCCACCGACGAGAGTGCAGACGCAGACCGATCGTCGGCGGAGAGCGAAGCTGGTCAGACCGGCGAAAGCACTCCGGAAAGCAATAGTTCGGGCGACGATCCTGACAGCAGTAGCCGTGAAGAGAGTAGCACGTCAGATGGGATGGGTGAGTCGGATGAAAGCGAGGGGTCGGGTAGTTCGCAAGCGGAAAATCAGCCGAATCCAGATGCGATCAACACCGATCAACGCCAGTCGCATCCAGGAGCGGATGTACTCGACTATCCAGACATTGGAGGCGACGAAGATGCTGACGCACTTCGCCAGCCCGGACACGATGAGGGAGACAAGGACGAAGCTGGATCAAACGGAGACAGTGAAGTCGAAAGAGAGTCGGCTGACGACCATCAGGCCACAGGAGGAGATCGTGAAAACGAGAGTGCCGCCGATACAGCAGGCGATGCTGGTAGCGAGGACGATGGCCGTGAAAACGCCAATGGGGTTAGGGATTCGGACACCGACACCAGCCCAGACGAGGGAGGTGATACTGACGCTACGCCGGATAGCGGCACTGACGCAGGCAACAGCGAGGAGATGCCCGGAAGCAACGATGGACAGTCTTCCCAGAACGATAGTTCTGGCGCGAACCACAGTGAGACCACCGACGTAGCTGGTGAGAGTGACGAACAGGACAGTGAGGGTGAATCCGAAAGGGAAACATCAGAGTCCCAGTCCCGGTCTCAGTCCTCCGGAAACCCGTGGGGACCCAGCAACGACACGAATCAGACCTCGCTCGGGAGCTTCTCCACATCGGAATCTCAGACTGAGAGTGGAGCATCCGCTTCGGATAGCGGTGGCAGCGACGAATCACCTGCCAACGAATCCGATGCGGAACGTGACGGCTCTCCCACGGATGCCGGTGACGCTAATGAATCAGAATCGGAATCGGAGTCAGAGTCGAATGAAAGCAACACCGTAGGCGATTCTGGAAACGACACTACCGACGGCAGTGACGAGGGTAGTACTGATAAAGGACCGAACACCGATAGTGCGCACAACAGTGAGAGCGTCGGCGACGAGGGACCTGCCGAAAGTAGCAGCATTGAGGACGAGGATGGGGTCACTACTTCAGAAAGCGACACGCCGGCTTCCGATGGCGACACCGAGCGTGAGGATACGTCAACCGAGACCACTCCCGACGCAAACGAGCAGTCACCGGCATCGACCCCCGATCACGCAGACGGGGACGGCGGTCTCGATCGTGAGGGTGCGCTCGAAACTGACCGGGATGCAGCACACGACGAAGCCGAGCGTGCAACACCCGACGAGAGAGGGCTTGAACGCGATCTTGAGGATGTCGCTGACGCGCTCGATGCACTTGAGGAACAGGATGGGGGTGGAGCCGCACCAGGATCGCTGTCGGAACTCGACATCATGCCAGTCATGGAGGAGTCAAGCTCAAAAACGACGGCGGAGCGGTGGGGAGACGCCGCTGCCGATGCGGAGTTCGTTGGTGGGTCCCTTCGAAAGGCACTGAAAGAGAGTCACCGGGATGCACACCGCTCTGGCGTCACCAGTGGCACGTTCGATCGACGGCGTACGGCCGCTCTCGCCCGTGGCGATGTCGACGTGTTCCAGGTGCGCCAGCCCGGCGATGATAAGCAGTACGACCTCGTGATCATTCTCGATCGGAGTAACTCAATGCGGAAGCATATCAAAACCGCCGAGGACGCGCTCGTGCGGTTCGCACTCGCGTGCGAAGAGATCGGTATCAACGTCGGCGTGATCGACTTCATCAACACAGAAGCCCGGCTAATCAAGCCGTTCAGCGTTGGGAGTGCGCACGTTCGTGAGAGCCTCCTCTCCGAACGGTACGGTGGCAAGACACCGCTCGCGGATGCACTCGGGCTCAGTCGAGAGCTGCTCGAACAGCGGCGGAACAGCCCGCTTGTGCTTGTCGTCACCGATGGTAAGCCAGGCAGTGCAGATGCCTATCAAGACGAACTCACCCAGTCGTACGCGCCCGTCTGTGGGGTCACGCTGGTTCTCGATCAGCCCGCGGGGAGCGTGCCCGAAAGAGTCAGTCGCAACGAGCGGTTCTACGATCGTCACGTGTACGTCCACGACCCGAGCCAGCTCGCCAACCGACTCGATCAGTTCGCTGTGATGTTCAGTGGGTTGTGA
- a CDS encoding N-6 DNA methylase, translated as MPYLDDNYTKPVLDSLNDVHQQTGHGWPRIFRDWIDIVFASLQRDDDSHGGMVDRYESDFGEETTQTAFRAYSEGFANLLAAMEKTDADVLGCLYQEYGAPSEENGQHFTPPPAARLLGGMSIPSSEEIENTTPDDPLTIHDPTCGSGGLLVGAGQQLEEIAESPYAALFFGQDIDSRCAKMTAINFAIRGLPGFAIHGDSLKADPMAAWKVMPSKGLMDAPIQECEPPQFLSTSGDEAPGGSSPPTAADGADEAGERNVQVDVDVDLDTQQAQFAAFTDGQGGADQ; from the coding sequence ATGCCCTACCTCGACGACAACTACACCAAACCGGTTCTCGACTCGCTCAACGACGTTCACCAGCAGACTGGCCACGGATGGCCACGCATATTCCGCGACTGGATCGATATCGTCTTCGCGAGCCTGCAACGCGACGACGACAGCCACGGCGGGATGGTCGATCGATACGAGAGCGATTTCGGTGAAGAGACGACACAGACTGCTTTCAGAGCATATTCGGAAGGCTTCGCAAACTTGCTCGCAGCGATGGAAAAGACCGATGCCGACGTGCTCGGATGTTTGTACCAGGAGTATGGCGCTCCGTCCGAAGAAAACGGACAGCACTTCACGCCCCCGCCCGCTGCACGATTGCTCGGTGGGATGTCAATTCCTTCCTCTGAGGAGATTGAGAACACAACGCCAGACGACCCATTGACAATCCACGATCCCACCTGTGGAAGTGGTGGTCTCCTTGTCGGTGCAGGACAGCAGCTCGAAGAAATCGCTGAATCGCCATACGCTGCCCTGTTCTTCGGACAGGATATCGACAGCAGATGCGCCAAGATGACCGCGATCAATTTCGCCATCCGAGGACTTCCTGGGTTTGCGATTCACGGTGATTCGCTCAAAGCCGATCCGATGGCCGCGTGGAAAGTCATGCCCTCGAAAGGGCTAATGGATGCGCCGATCCAAGAGTGTGAGCCTCCACAATTCCTGTCCACCTCGGGGGATGAGGCCCCTGGCGGTTCGTCACCGCCCACAGCAGCAGATGGCGCGGACGAGGCTGGAGAACGGAACGTCCAGGTCGACGTGGACGTGGACCTGGATACGCAGCAGGCCCAGTTCGCTGCATTTACTGACGGTCAAGGCGGCGCTGACCAGTGA
- a CDS encoding DUF6610 family protein, whose amino-acid sequence MSRSHPPAPATGTTSEQTDSRAVGNGDDIAAARQADYIAFLHRHPFATDAYDLGFLPGIREDYSFQINDFANVETPVLMVDNYFHDPDANRYVARIRELPEQPWVCVLGDVTTPEQARDYTQLARSLVNEFPTTEFVIVPKCPEAFEIIDEQFVLGYPMGYSDIQATDISTLSDWRGRRVHLLGASPPKQFEAIQRLTQPTITGDPPADIVGLDWNGPQRVAYLGEYWSRDGWQAADQLSIRETVRKSLREMRKFWERRGVWPTETPIESGKSSVREPDDPVFTASGETIREREALEDAIVVDYEDGQTLAYRSDTERAHVEYHDGLVRSGS is encoded by the coding sequence ATGTCCAGATCTCATCCACCAGCACCAGCAACTGGCACCACATCAGAGCAAACAGATTCGCGGGCAGTTGGGAACGGTGACGACATTGCTGCCGCCCGTCAAGCGGACTACATCGCGTTTCTCCACCGCCATCCGTTCGCCACCGACGCCTACGACCTTGGCTTTCTCCCCGGCATCCGCGAGGACTACTCGTTCCAGATCAACGACTTCGCAAACGTCGAAACGCCCGTCCTGATGGTCGATAACTACTTTCATGACCCCGATGCCAACCGATACGTTGCACGCATCCGAGAGCTCCCCGAGCAGCCGTGGGTTTGTGTTCTCGGCGATGTCACGACGCCCGAGCAGGCTCGCGACTACACACAGCTTGCCCGATCGCTCGTCAACGAGTTTCCCACTACCGAGTTCGTGATTGTTCCGAAGTGTCCCGAGGCGTTCGAGATTATCGACGAACAGTTCGTTCTGGGCTACCCGATGGGATATTCGGATATCCAGGCGACGGACATCAGTACCCTGAGCGATTGGCGGGGGCGGCGGGTCCACCTGCTCGGCGCGAGCCCGCCCAAACAGTTCGAAGCGATACAGCGGCTGACCCAGCCAACGATCACCGGCGACCCACCCGCGGATATCGTCGGTCTCGACTGGAACGGCCCCCAACGAGTCGCGTATCTCGGCGAATATTGGAGTCGTGACGGCTGGCAGGCTGCCGATCAGCTCTCGATCCGTGAAACCGTCAGAAAGAGCCTCCGCGAGATGCGAAAGTTTTGGGAAAGGCGCGGGGTCTGGCCAACCGAAACACCGATTGAAAGTGGCAAGTCCTCTGTACGCGAACCAGATGACCCAGTTTTCACAGCCAGCGGCGAGACCATTCGCGAACGCGAAGCACTCGAAGATGCGATTGTCGTTGACTACGAGGACGGACAGACGCTTGCCTACCGCAGCGATACTGAGCGTGCGCACGTCGAATACCACGACGGGCTTGTCCGTAGTGGCTCCTAA
- a CDS encoding phage repressor protein, with protein MQFLADLDGYWIKPSSMSLNLPYGRQAVASHCATLAEHGLVERHADVAAYRIVEKGRAYLRNELSVEDLQETSAENEDKDEDENEDRDETG; from the coding sequence TTGCAGTTCTTGGCGGATCTCGACGGCTACTGGATCAAGCCGTCGAGCATGTCACTCAATTTGCCGTATGGACGACAGGCCGTTGCAAGCCATTGCGCGACGCTTGCAGAGCATGGTCTCGTCGAACGACACGCGGATGTTGCTGCCTACCGAATCGTCGAGAAAGGCCGTGCATACCTTCGGAATGAACTCTCGGTCGAGGATCTACAAGAGACCTCGGCCGAGAACGAAGACAAGGACGAGGACGAGAACGAAGATAGGGACGAGACAGGCTGA